AGGCCGTCTTCTTTCAATGCGTCGAGGTGTTGGCCGCGCGCGATGAGTTCGACGTCGTGTCCGTCCTGGGCGAGGCGGCCGCCGTAGTAGCCGCCGACGCCGCCCGCGCCGTAGATCGCGATTCGCATACTCCGGGGTTGAGCGCGCGCCGGCAAAGGCGTTGGCGTCCCGGCCGTTCCTCGCCGGTCGAGAGAGAACCCGTGGGACGTCGCGTCGCCGCGGGCGACCGTAGGAGGGAAGGCGGGGACTCTCCAAAGCGGAGGTAATGAATCAGAAACGGGAGATGACGAGCGTCGACCTCGTGGCGCTCACGCGGGAGCTCCGCGACTACGAGGGGGCGAAGGTCGATAAGGCCTATCTCTACGGCGACGACCTCGTCCGGCTGAAGATGCGGGATTTCGACGAGGGCCGCGTGGAACTCCTCCTCGAAGTCGGCGACACGAAGCGCGCGCACGTCGCCGCGCCGGAGCACGTCCCGGACGCGCCGGGGCGGCCGCCGAACTTCGCGAAGATGCTGCGGAACCGGCTGTCGGGCGCGGACCTCGCGGACGTCCGCCAGTACGGCTTCGACCGCATCGTCGAGTTCGAGTTCCGCCGCGAGGACCAGGACACGACCATCGTCGTGGAGCTCTTCGGGGACGGGAACGTCGCCGTTCTCGACCAGAACGGCACCGTCGTGGACTGCCTCGACACCGTGCGCTTGCAGAGCCGGACGGTCGCGCCGGGGAGCCAGTACGGGTTCCCGCAGGCGCGCCTGAACCCCCTGGAGGTCGACTACGAGGAGTTCGCGGCGCAGATGGAGCAGTCCGATACGGACCTCGTGCGGACGGTGGCGACGCAGTTGAACTTCGGCGGGCTCTACGGCGAGGAGCTCTGCACGCGAGCGGGCGTGGAGAAGACGAAGGACATCGCGGACGCCGGCGACGACGAGTTCGAAGCCATCTATCACGCGATGACGTCGATGTTCGACCGGCTCAAGTCGGGCGACGTCGACCCGCGCGTCTACTACGAGCCGAGCGAGGACGACGACGGCTCGGAGACGCGCGTGGACGTGACGCCGCTCCCGCTGGAGGAGCACGCGGAGCTGGAGTCGGAGGCGTTCGACTCGTTCAACGCGGCGCTCGACGACTACTTCACGAACCTCGGTGGCACGGAAGAAGAGGAGGGGAGCGCGGCGAACGCGGGGAAGCCGGATTTCCAGGCGGAGATCGAGAAGAACGAGCGCATCATCGCCCAGCAGGAGGGCGCGATCGAGGACTTCGAGAGGGAGGCGGAGGCGGAGCGAGAGAAGGCCGAGGCGCTCTACGGGAACTACGACCTCGTCGACGACTTCCTCACGACCGTCCGAGAGGCGCGGGACGCCGGGTACTCGTGGGCGGAGGTCGAGGAGACGCTCGAAGACGCGAAGGAGTCGGGGATGGACGAGGCGCAGCCGTTCGAGGGCGTCGACGAGCAGAACGGCCGCGTCCGCGTGCGCCTCGGCGACCACTCCATCTGGCTGGAGCCGGAGTCAGGCGTCGAGAAGAACGCGGACCGCCTCTACACGGAGGCAAAGCGCATCGAGGAGAAGAAAGAGGGCGCGCTCGAGGCCATCGAGAACACGCGCGAGGAGCTGGAAGCGGCGAAGAAGCGGAAGGCGGAGTGGTCGGAGGAGCCGGCGTCCGACGAGGCAGAAGAGGACGCAGAGGACGAGGATATCGACTGGCTGTCGCGGTCGTCGGTGCCGGTGCGGAAGCCGGAGCGGTGGTACGACCGCTTCCGCTGGTTCCGCACCTCCGACGGCTTCCTCGTCATCGGCGGGCGGAACGCCGACCAGAACGAGGAGATCGTGAAGAAGTACATGGACAACTACGACCGGTTCTTCCACGCGCAGGCGCACGGCGGCCCGGTCACGGTGTTGAAGACGAGCGCGCCGTCGGAGCCCGCACAGGACATCGACGTCCCCCGGCAGTCGCTGGAGGAGGCGGCGCAGTTCGCCGTCAGCTACTCCTCGGTGTGGAAGGACGGCCGCGGCGCGGGCGACGCCTACATGGTCATGCCCGAGCAGGTCTCGAAGACCGCGGAGTCCGGCGAGTACCTCTCGAAGGGCGGGTTCACCATCCGCGGGGAGCGCGAGTACTTCCGCGACGTCGCCGTGGGGTGTGCGGTCGGTATCACTTGTGAGCCGGAGACGCGCGTCGTCGGCGGCCCGCCGAGCGTCATCACCGAGCAGGCGGAGCTCGCCGTCGAACTCGAGCCCGGGCGGTACGCGCAGGGAGACGCCGCGAAACGCGTGTATCGGAAATTCCGGGAGGCGTTCGCGGACACGAGCTTCGTGCGGAAGGTCGCGAGCCCGGACCAGATTCAGCTCTTCATGCCGCCGGGCGGCAGTCGCATCAAGGACTGAGCGAGGGCGGCGCAGTCGGGCGGATTCGTGTGTGAGTGTCGCGCGAGGCGAGGATTTATCCCCTGACCCGGTGACGTGTTTCGTGTGTTCGAAGACGCCCTGAACTACCCCCGCGAGGGAGACGACTGGCTGACGAAGATACTCATCGGCGGCGGCCTCCAGTGGGTCGCGGCCTTCATCGTCTTCGTCTCCGTCTTCTTGATGTTCGTCGGTATCGGCTTCCTGACTATCTGGTTCGCCGTCGTTCCCGGCATCGTGCTCGCCGGGTACACGCTCGACGTCGCGCGGAGCGTGCTCGACAGCGACCCCGAGATGCCGGCGTTCGAGGACTGGCAGCGGTTGTTCGTCGACGGCCTGAAGGTCTTCCTCGTCGGTATCGTCTACGGGCTTCCGCTGCTCGTGCTCGGCCTCGTCTTCCTCGCCGTGGCGGTGCTCGGCGGGCGGGCCGACGTGGGCGCGCTCGTCATCGTCGTCTTCTTCCTCGTGGCGTTCGCCTACAGCCTCGCCGTCACCTACGTCTTCCCGGTCTCGCTCGTGAACATGGCGCGCGAGGACGACGTCGCCGCGGCGTTCGACTTCGCCGTGCTCTCCGACGTCGCGCTCGACGGCGACTACGCGGTCGGCTGGCTGCTCGCGGTCGTCGTGAAACTCCTCGGCGGCGTCGTGAACAGCATCCTCGGCGCGGTCGTCGTCGGCTTCCTCCTCGTGCCGCTCGTCCAGTTCTACACGCGCGTCTCCGGCACCTACCTCCTCACGCGCGGCTTCATGGACGTCCGCGGCATCGACTTCGACCCCGACACCGACCACCAGACCACGCTCGACGAAGCCGCCGGCTCCGACGCCGGCCTCGGCGAGGGCGAAGACGACGACTCGATGCCCGAAGCGCAGACGACGGTCGAGCCCGACAGCGACGTCGACGACACCGTCAGCAGCCTCAAGGACGTCGAGCAGTCCCGGCCGCCGGCGGACGCGGCCGGCGAGACGAGCGACGAAGACGCGTCCGACGCCGGCGCTGCTGACAACGCGGACGCCGACGAGACCGACGCTGACTCCGACGCTGACGACGCCGACGATGATGACGACGATTCGGCGGGCGGCGGCGAGCGTCGCGACGACCGGTCGGTTTAGACGCGTCGACGTCCTCTCTTTTCGCATGGTCTCGGCCGTTCCGCGCGAGCAGCGCCGCCGTCGGTACTGGCGTCGGGCGGGGCTCGCGCT
This sequence is a window from Halocalculus aciditolerans. Protein-coding genes within it:
- a CDS encoding DUF4013 domain-containing protein; protein product: MFEDALNYPREGDDWLTKILIGGGLQWVAAFIVFVSVFLMFVGIGFLTIWFAVVPGIVLAGYTLDVARSVLDSDPEMPAFEDWQRLFVDGLKVFLVGIVYGLPLLVLGLVFLAVAVLGGRADVGALVIVVFFLVAFAYSLAVTYVFPVSLVNMAREDDVAAAFDFAVLSDVALDGDYAVGWLLAVVVKLLGGVVNSILGAVVVGFLLVPLVQFYTRVSGTYLLTRGFMDVRGIDFDPDTDHQTTLDEAAGSDAGLGEGEDDDSMPEAQTTVEPDSDVDDTVSSLKDVEQSRPPADAAGETSDEDASDAGAADNADADETDADSDADDADDDDDDSAGGGERRDDRSV
- the rqcH gene encoding ribosome rescue protein RqcH, with amino-acid sequence MNQKREMTSVDLVALTRELRDYEGAKVDKAYLYGDDLVRLKMRDFDEGRVELLLEVGDTKRAHVAAPEHVPDAPGRPPNFAKMLRNRLSGADLADVRQYGFDRIVEFEFRREDQDTTIVVELFGDGNVAVLDQNGTVVDCLDTVRLQSRTVAPGSQYGFPQARLNPLEVDYEEFAAQMEQSDTDLVRTVATQLNFGGLYGEELCTRAGVEKTKDIADAGDDEFEAIYHAMTSMFDRLKSGDVDPRVYYEPSEDDDGSETRVDVTPLPLEEHAELESEAFDSFNAALDDYFTNLGGTEEEEGSAANAGKPDFQAEIEKNERIIAQQEGAIEDFEREAEAEREKAEALYGNYDLVDDFLTTVREARDAGYSWAEVEETLEDAKESGMDEAQPFEGVDEQNGRVRVRLGDHSIWLEPESGVEKNADRLYTEAKRIEEKKEGALEAIENTREELEAAKKRKAEWSEEPASDEAEEDAEDEDIDWLSRSSVPVRKPERWYDRFRWFRTSDGFLVIGGRNADQNEEIVKKYMDNYDRFFHAQAHGGPVTVLKTSAPSEPAQDIDVPRQSLEEAAQFAVSYSSVWKDGRGAGDAYMVMPEQVSKTAESGEYLSKGGFTIRGEREYFRDVAVGCAVGITCEPETRVVGGPPSVITEQAELAVELEPGRYAQGDAAKRVYRKFREAFADTSFVRKVASPDQIQLFMPPGGSRIKD